Proteins from a single region of Flavobacterium sp. K5-23:
- a CDS encoding OmpA family protein — MKTNILLYITVISVFSVNIYSQKGRLAAADKKYDNYAYIDAIKTYERVAEKGYSSVDMYQKLGNAYYFNAELDKAARWYGELFSITTELDSEYYYRYAHCLRAIGEDDKAKEMFKKFNDLAGDDKRAELLTDNRNYLEIIKANSGRYDVENAGINSEYSDYGAAIYLNKLVFASARDTGSLAQRKHAWNNQYFTNLYMSDLDETMSLGTVAKFDKNVKSRFHEASAVFTKDGNTMYFTRNNYLKGKKGKSESNTTLIKIYKASLVNEKWDNVIELPFNSDNYSTSHPALSADEKTLYFASDMPGTLGRSDIFKVQVNENGSFGNPENLGNAINTPGRETFPFINDENEIYFASDGHPGLGGLDIFVTKINADGSLRKIQNVGADVNSPHDDFAYLIDTKSRKGFFSSNRDGGQGFDDIYKFLETRKLICEQELYGVISDMATKEVLADAKLTLFDSKFNQISTAVSDVKGSYSFAVECDKTYSVRVQKTDYTAKEEKIKIPAENGKTMLNIALEKAECVVTVGDDLGTCFGIKMIYFDFDKSDIRIEAALDLEKILDVMNQYPTMKLDIRSHTDSRGSSKYNEALSDRRAKSTINWLIKNGVNKNRLVGKGYGENQLVNKCSDGVECTEEEHQYNRRSEFIITAL; from the coding sequence ATGAAAACTAATATACTCCTTTATATAACAGTAATAAGTGTTTTCTCAGTAAACATTTATTCTCAAAAAGGCAGGCTAGCTGCTGCTGATAAAAAGTACGACAACTATGCCTATATAGATGCCATAAAAACCTATGAAAGGGTGGCCGAAAAAGGATACTCATCAGTAGATATGTATCAAAAACTAGGAAACGCCTATTACTTTAATGCTGAGCTGGACAAAGCCGCAAGATGGTATGGGGAATTGTTTTCTATAACAACTGAATTGGATTCTGAATATTACTACCGCTACGCCCATTGTCTAAGAGCCATAGGCGAAGATGATAAAGCCAAAGAAATGTTTAAAAAATTCAATGATTTAGCCGGTGATGACAAACGTGCCGAACTTTTAACAGACAATCGAAATTATTTAGAGATCATCAAGGCTAATTCCGGTAGATATGATGTGGAAAACGCAGGGATTAACTCGGAATATTCTGATTATGGTGCCGCCATTTATTTAAATAAATTAGTCTTTGCTTCAGCTAGAGATACTGGAAGCTTAGCCCAAAGAAAACACGCCTGGAACAATCAGTACTTTACTAATTTGTATATGTCTGATCTCGATGAAACGATGAGTTTGGGAACTGTAGCCAAATTTGACAAAAATGTGAAGTCTAGATTTCACGAAGCTTCTGCCGTTTTTACCAAGGATGGAAATACGATGTACTTTACAAGAAACAACTATCTCAAAGGAAAAAAAGGAAAAAGTGAAAGCAATACTACTCTTATAAAAATATACAAAGCCAGCTTGGTTAATGAAAAATGGGATAATGTAATTGAACTGCCTTTTAACAGTGATAATTACAGCACCTCTCACCCTGCCCTGAGCGCGGATGAAAAAACATTGTATTTTGCATCAGATATGCCAGGTACATTAGGGAGATCGGATATTTTTAAAGTTCAAGTGAATGAAAACGGAAGTTTCGGAAATCCTGAGAATCTAGGCAATGCTATAAATACTCCAGGAAGAGAGACTTTCCCTTTTATTAACGATGAAAACGAAATCTATTTTGCTTCAGACGGACATCCCGGGCTTGGAGGATTGGATATATTTGTAACTAAAATCAATGCGGACGGTAGTTTGAGAAAAATACAAAACGTAGGAGCTGATGTTAACTCTCCTCATGATGATTTTGCGTATTTGATTGATACCAAATCCAGAAAAGGTTTTTTCTCTTCCAATAGAGATGGCGGACAGGGATTTGATGATATTTATAAATTCTTGGAAACAAGAAAACTGATATGCGAACAAGAATTATACGGTGTAATATCGGATATGGCTACCAAGGAAGTTTTAGCAGATGCTAAACTTACTTTGTTCGACAGCAAATTCAATCAAATTAGCACTGCCGTTTCTGATGTAAAAGGGAGCTACTCCTTTGCAGTGGAATGTGATAAAACGTATAGTGTGAGAGTTCAAAAAACCGACTATACGGCCAAAGAAGAAAAAATAAAAATCCCTGCCGAAAACGGTAAAACTATGCTGAATATAGCTTTAGAAAAAGCGGAATGCGTGGTTACTGTTGGAGATGATTTAGGAACTTGTTTCGGAATAAAAATGATTTATTTCGATTTTGACAAATCTGATATTCGAATAGAGGCAGCGTTAGATCTTGAAAAAATACTCGATGTAATGAACCAATACCCTACAATGAAGCTCGATATACGTTCCCATACTGACAGTAGAGGTTCCTCTAAATACAATGAAGCCCTGTCAGACAGAAGAGCCAAATCAACCATAAACTGGCTTATCAAAAATGGGGTTAATAAAAACAGATTAGTTGGCAAGGGATACGGTGAAAACCAACTCGTAAATAAATGTTCAGACGGTGTAGAATGTACTGAAGAAGAACATCAATACAACAGACGTAGTGAGTTTATAATAACTGCTTTGTAA
- a CDS encoding SprB repeat-containing protein, with product MKPNFTLSTKQFLHSFIFKMLSCFIMTVLISHTTFAQSSGQGPCNAFRYDSGDGWRLINGKWEAVTPSGSDNNARGIITCGSSASTANNLQNTSGKIKQDDIVFPFSGLPVGCVKPTQGTDVVWMNFDIRTYAGSFSFQLGTTDQRWALYYVNNANTKPTASTPGLFYPATPTTLSGSCVSNNLNYAGCGSGTTAGWEIINVPAIANPTNYYIAIWNADGSPITNNLIFKARYGCGGSSCALEKSGSDVLTCVSNGYEVCATYLGSAGKWKLVDNATIKATSYKVTTFDINGNQVSSATSSDLATLNVELGTQNGTYPQNDIKAIVCATYGYGNPYNISLEPNGIPAGAPNDYVACTSSSSFSGNGLVQVNATVVKTNVTCNGANDGTITISAPIGGYGTYQYRLDTGIWQASGTFTGLSSATYSAQIRDAANTTCAIVLGNQTITQPDALTATVAKTNVTCNGANDGSITISSPAGGSNTFQYSIDGGATWTAGLSNTNLAPGTYDVRIRDAAHTACVIILGDKVITYPVILSASVASTQPTCNGTNDGSITISSPAGGSNTFQYSIDGGATWTAGLSNTNLAPGTYDVRIRDAAHTACVIILGDKVITYPVILSASVASTQPTCNGTNNGSITISSPAGGSNTFQYSIDGGATWTAGLSNTNLAPGTYDVRIRDAAHTACVIILGDKVITYPVILSASVASTQPTCNGTNDGSITISSPAGGSNTFQYSIDGGATWTAGLSNTNLAPGTYDVRIRDAAHTACVIILGDKVITYPVILSASVASTQPTCNGTNDGSITISSPAGGSNTFQYSIDGGAAWTAGLSNTNLAPGTYDVRIRDAAHTACVIILGDKVITYPVILSASVASTQPTCNGTNDGSITISSPAGGSNTFQYSIDGGAMDCGFKQYKSCSGNL from the coding sequence ATGAAACCAAACTTTACACTTTCGACAAAGCAATTCTTGCATTCGTTTATATTTAAAATGCTTTCTTGTTTTATTATGACTGTTTTAATTAGCCATACTACTTTTGCACAAAGTAGTGGCCAAGGTCCTTGCAATGCTTTCCGTTATGATTCTGGAGATGGGTGGCGACTTATCAATGGCAAGTGGGAGGCAGTAACACCTTCGGGTAGCGATAATAATGCACGAGGAATTATTACCTGCGGAAGTAGTGCTTCTACCGCAAATAATTTGCAAAATACTTCAGGTAAGATAAAACAAGACGATATTGTATTTCCTTTTAGCGGTTTACCAGTAGGCTGCGTAAAGCCAACTCAAGGAACAGACGTAGTATGGATGAATTTTGATATCCGGACTTATGCTGGGTCCTTTTCTTTTCAATTAGGTACAACGGATCAGCGTTGGGCTTTGTATTATGTAAATAATGCCAATACAAAACCAACAGCATCAACACCAGGACTGTTCTATCCTGCAACACCTACGACCTTATCAGGAAGTTGTGTATCCAATAATCTTAATTATGCTGGTTGCGGGTCGGGTACTACAGCCGGTTGGGAAATAATTAATGTCCCAGCAATTGCAAATCCAACAAATTATTACATTGCCATATGGAATGCTGACGGATCACCCATTACTAATAACCTAATTTTTAAAGCTAGGTATGGATGTGGTGGATCATCTTGTGCCCTAGAAAAATCTGGGAGCGATGTACTTACCTGTGTGAGTAACGGCTATGAAGTATGTGCTACTTATTTAGGAAGCGCAGGTAAATGGAAGTTAGTTGATAATGCAACGATAAAAGCAACATCGTATAAAGTGACAACTTTTGATATAAATGGAAATCAGGTTAGCTCAGCTACTAGCTCAGACTTAGCAACGCTTAATGTTGAATTAGGAACACAAAACGGTACTTACCCGCAGAACGATATAAAAGCTATAGTATGTGCAACATACGGTTATGGAAATCCATATAATATATCTTTGGAGCCTAATGGCATTCCTGCTGGAGCCCCAAATGACTATGTTGCATGTACAAGTAGTAGTAGCTTTAGTGGGAACGGGCTAGTTCAAGTAAATGCAACAGTTGTGAAAACAAATGTTACTTGTAATGGTGCAAACGATGGGACGATTACCATAAGCGCACCAATAGGTGGTTACGGCACTTATCAATATCGACTTGATACAGGCATATGGCAAGCAAGTGGTACTTTCACAGGCCTTTCATCGGCTACTTACAGTGCGCAAATAAGAGATGCAGCCAATACAACATGTGCAATCGTGTTAGGTAATCAAACAATCACTCAGCCTGATGCTTTAACTGCTACAGTTGCAAAAACTAATGTAACCTGCAACGGAGCGAATGACGGTTCAATAACGATCAGTTCTCCTGCCGGTGGTTCGAATACATTCCAATACAGCATTGATGGCGGTGCGACATGGACTGCGGGTTTAAGCAATACAAATCTTGCTCCGGGAACTTATGATGTAAGGATAAGAGACGCGGCACATACAGCCTGTGTGATAATACTGGGAGACAAGGTAATAACCTATCCCGTTATACTTTCTGCAAGTGTTGCATCTACTCAACCAACCTGTAACGGAACCAATGATGGTTCAATCACGATCAGTTCTCCTGCCGGTGGTTCGAATACATTCCAATACAGCATTGATGGCGGTGCGACATGGACTGCGGGTTTAAGCAATACAAATCTTGCTCCGGGAACTTATGATGTAAGGATAAGAGACGCGGCACATACAGCCTGTGTGATAATACTGGGAGACAAGGTAATAACCTATCCCGTTATACTTTCTGCAAGTGTTGCATCTACTCAACCAACCTGTAACGGAACCAATAACGGTTCAATCACGATCAGTTCTCCTGCCGGTGGTTCGAATACATTCCAATACAGCATTGATGGCGGTGCGACATGGACTGCGGGTTTAAGCAATACAAATCTTGCTCCGGGAACTTATGATGTAAGGATAAGAGACGCGGCACATACAGCCTGTGTAATAATACTGGGAGACAAGGTAATAACCTATCCCGTTATACTTTCTGCAAGTGTTGCATCTACTCAACCAACCTGTAACGGAACCAATGACGGTTCAATCACGATCAGTTCTCCTGCCGGTGGTTCGAATACATTCCAATACAGCATTGATGGCGGTGCGACATGGACTGCGGGTTTAAGCAATACAAATCTTGCTCCGGGAACTTATGATGTAAGGATAAGAGACGCGGCACATACAGCCTGTGTAATAATACTGGGAGACAAGGTAATAACCTATCCCGTTATACTTTCTGCAAGTGTTGCATCTACTCAACCAACCTGTAACGGAACCAATGACGGTTCAATCACGATCAGTTCTCCTGCCGGTGGTTCGAATACATTCCAATACAGCATTGATGGCGGTGCAGCGTGGACTGCGGGTTTAAGCAATACAAATCTTGCTCCGGGAACTTATGATGTAAGGATAAGAGACGCGGCACATACAGCCTGTGTAATAATACTGGGAGACAAGGTAATAACCTATCCCGTTATACTTTCTGCAAGTGTTGCATCTACTCAACCAACCTGTAACGGAACCAATGACGGTTCAATCACGATCAGTTCTCCTGCCGGTGGTTCGAATACATTCCAATACAGCATTGATGGCGGTGCGATGGACTGCGGGTTTAAGCAATACAAATCTTGCTCCGGGAACTTATGA
- a CDS encoding SprB repeat-containing protein, with product MAVRWTAGLSNTNLAPGTYDVRIRDAAHTACVIILGDKVITYPVILSASVASTQPTCNGTNDGSITISSPAGGSNTFQYSIDGGARGLRV from the coding sequence ATGGCGGTGCGATGGACTGCGGGTTTAAGCAATACAAATCTTGCTCCGGGAACTTATGATGTAAGGATAAGAGACGCGGCACATACAGCCTGTGTAATAATACTGGGAGACAAGGTAATAACCTATCCCGTTATACTTTCTGCAAGTGTTGCATCTACTCAACCAACCTGTAACGGAACCAATGACGGTTCAATCACGATCAGTTCTCCTGCCGGTGGTTCGAATACATTCCAATACAGCATTGATGGCGGTGCGCGTGGACTGCGGGTTTAA